Proteins encoded within one genomic window of Dermatophilus congolensis:
- a CDS encoding GNAT family N-acetyltransferase, translated as MSQNHSQTPDYPLRWEADVVLRDGSLAHVRPITPNDTERIHRFHAGQSERSIYMRFFAPIKKLSDETVHTFTHVDHDQRAALVALTGDNIIGIARYDRLHDPRTAEVAFNIADSCQGKGVGSVLLEHLAVIAHEKGIDRFIAEVLPTNRQMLAVFTDAGYEITRAFEEGIITVEFTIETTEKTANVQLAREHHAEASSMARILRPHGIAIIGASRRPHAIGTTILDNLLDGGYTGPIHVISTEATTLRGLPVYRTARDIPQPADLAIIAVPPPTILTVLDDCAAAGIKAACIIGTGYAESGPEGEHLQNQLLRHARRLGLRIVGPASAGIANHDPTISLNATVTTIPGHIGIFAQSGGVVSALLSTLSHRKLGLSTFCSAGNRIDVSGNDFMQFLIDDDTTDVAGLYLESVGNARKFSRIARQLSLRKPIVCVKTDTQHTIPTGHRARATTLPPQAFNTMLNQAGVIHAASVHELANTCELLAGQPLPASNHVALISNSPGILAILHNDGNTAGLTPTHTTPLPLNSPVEDIAAAIHTAATTPNVDAILIALAPPLHDSEETVAAAISHTQWAHHTPIAATFIGMRDVRDTMHRCSHHTPNNRRRTIPTYPTPAEAATAMGHAATYATWLATEHSSRVNPDNIDRTAAGQLGYPVVLRTRPTPTHPTPLVRRDIYNDESLHHAHHTLREHTTPDTPIAIQQLAQPGTPLTLHTREDPVFGPIISLAPANPAAQLLGDTVYRIPPLTTRDTTSMLTELRSAPLLTHPNNTTGTGALADLIARISVLADFLPEIAHLTLDPINLRPDGIDVLGAHIHITPPATRSDPGRRTLT; from the coding sequence ATGAGCCAGAACCACTCCCAGACACCCGACTACCCACTGCGCTGGGAAGCCGATGTAGTCCTACGAGACGGATCCCTGGCCCACGTCCGCCCCATCACCCCCAACGACACCGAACGCATCCACCGATTCCACGCCGGCCAATCAGAACGCTCCATCTACATGCGTTTCTTCGCCCCCATCAAAAAACTCTCCGACGAAACCGTCCACACCTTCACCCACGTCGACCACGACCAACGCGCCGCCCTGGTCGCCCTCACCGGCGACAACATCATCGGCATCGCCCGCTACGACCGACTCCACGACCCCCGCACCGCCGAAGTCGCATTCAACATCGCCGACTCCTGCCAAGGAAAAGGCGTCGGCTCAGTCCTACTCGAACACCTAGCCGTCATCGCCCACGAAAAAGGCATAGACCGCTTCATCGCCGAAGTACTCCCCACCAACCGCCAAATGCTCGCCGTCTTCACCGACGCCGGCTACGAAATCACCCGCGCCTTCGAAGAAGGCATCATCACCGTCGAATTCACCATCGAAACCACCGAAAAAACCGCCAACGTCCAACTCGCCCGCGAACACCACGCCGAAGCCAGCAGCATGGCCCGCATCCTGCGCCCCCACGGCATCGCCATCATCGGAGCAAGCCGACGCCCCCACGCCATCGGCACCACCATCCTCGACAACCTCCTCGACGGCGGATACACCGGCCCCATCCACGTCATCTCCACCGAAGCAACCACCCTGCGCGGACTACCTGTCTACCGCACCGCCCGCGACATCCCCCAACCCGCAGACCTAGCCATCATCGCCGTCCCACCACCAACCATCCTCACCGTCCTCGACGACTGCGCCGCCGCAGGCATCAAAGCCGCCTGCATCATCGGCACCGGATACGCAGAATCAGGCCCCGAAGGCGAACACCTCCAAAACCAACTCCTGCGCCACGCCCGCCGCCTCGGACTACGCATCGTCGGCCCCGCCTCAGCAGGCATCGCCAACCACGACCCCACCATCAGCCTGAACGCCACCGTCACCACCATCCCCGGACACATCGGCATCTTCGCCCAAAGCGGAGGCGTCGTATCCGCACTCCTATCCACCCTCTCCCACCGCAAACTCGGCCTATCCACCTTCTGCTCCGCCGGAAACCGCATCGACGTCTCCGGCAATGACTTCATGCAATTCCTCATCGACGACGACACCACCGACGTAGCCGGGCTCTACCTCGAATCCGTCGGCAACGCCCGCAAATTCTCACGCATCGCCCGCCAACTCTCACTCCGCAAACCCATCGTCTGCGTCAAAACCGACACCCAACACACCATCCCCACCGGCCACCGCGCCCGCGCCACCACCCTGCCCCCACAAGCCTTCAACACCATGCTCAACCAAGCAGGCGTCATCCACGCCGCCTCAGTCCACGAACTCGCCAACACCTGCGAACTCCTCGCCGGACAACCCCTACCAGCCAGCAACCACGTCGCCCTCATCAGCAACTCACCCGGAATCCTCGCCATCCTCCACAACGACGGCAACACCGCAGGACTCACCCCCACCCACACCACCCCACTACCCCTCAACAGCCCCGTCGAAGACATCGCCGCCGCCATCCACACCGCCGCCACCACCCCCAACGTCGACGCTATCCTCATCGCCCTAGCCCCACCACTACACGACAGCGAAGAAACCGTCGCCGCCGCCATATCCCACACCCAATGGGCCCACCACACACCCATCGCCGCCACCTTCATCGGCATGCGCGACGTCCGCGACACCATGCACCGCTGCAGCCACCACACCCCCAACAACCGCCGCCGCACCATCCCCACCTACCCCACACCCGCCGAAGCCGCCACCGCCATGGGCCACGCCGCCACCTACGCCACCTGGCTCGCAACAGAACACAGCAGCCGCGTCAACCCCGACAACATCGACCGCACCGCAGCCGGCCAACTCGGCTACCCCGTAGTCCTACGCACCCGCCCCACCCCCACCCACCCCACACCCCTGGTCCGCCGCGACATCTACAACGACGAATCCCTCCACCACGCCCACCACACCCTGCGCGAACACACCACCCCCGACACCCCCATCGCCATCCAACAACTCGCCCAACCAGGAACCCCCCTGACCCTCCACACCCGCGAAGACCCCGTATTCGGCCCCATCATCTCCCTAGCCCCCGCCAACCCCGCCGCCCAACTCCTAGGCGACACCGTCTACCGCATCCCCCCACTGACCACCCGCGACACAACCAGCATGCTCACCGAACTACGCAGCGCACCACTACTAACCCACCCCAACAACACCACCGGAACCGGCGCCCTAGCCGACCTCATCGCCCGCATCTCCGTCCTAGCCGACTTCCTCCCCGAAATAGCCCACCTCACCCTCGACCCCATCAACCTACGACCCGACGGAATCGACGTCCTCGGCGCACACATCCACATCACACCCCCCGCCACCCGCTCCGACCCCGGACGACGAACCCTCACCTAA